The genomic window AAAAATCCACTATTTAACCACTTCACATCACCTCACTTCTATAACTACTCCCTCcaacctacaaaaaaaaatacattgccACCAAATACAtgtacttttattttcatattgcttatatttaaggccGGATCGAGTAcattataaaattaatgataCGACATGAAAAAATATTGAGTTCCGATTGAATGttagtataaaattaatttacaccgaCAGCAAATATcgaattcaattttttgaaaatttacttttttttttttttactaatttgaAAATTGACCTAATTGAGCAAACAAATACAAGTATATCTAAGATTAGCAACAATGCATACCTCACCAGCAGGAACGGCAACAACGTGAAGATTAAATCCCTCTTTTGAATTAcctaaatcaacaaaaaaaaaaattaaattcacatTCCATAATTCAAACATGCACTTACTTCAAGTTACTAATAATCACTAAACAAATCTTTCAAAATCACAAAACCTAAAGAAGACGAATGAAATTTTTTCGGCTTTTGATGTTCAGAAGACGAAAACGACGTCGTAGCAGAAGCAGCAGCAGCGGCAGCCGCAGCGGCGGCAGCTTTTCTAGCGGCGATAGCTTTTCTACCGGCGAGAGCTTCTTCAGGAGACTCATACTTTCTCGGCCTACCACGTTTCTTCTTGTTCTCCGTAACGGAATGATGAAGGTCGGTGTGGGTCCCATCAACGGAACCGTTGTTGTTAACTGGAGAGAGATTAACGGTGACGGTGTTTAAGTTGTGATGTTCGAACAATGAGGTCacttggttgttgttgttgttgttgttggagtCTTCCATTTAGTACGGAGGGTAAAGAAGATGAATCAAAGTTCTCTCTGTAAGGgctaataaatattttatttttttaaataataatagtaatttttgttttggacTTATATAGAAGGGATTAAGGGGTTGTTGTCTGTGAATTAGGTTTACGGCAAATAacccttttctttttcctttttaatcTAAAAAAGTTCgttaaaaaattggaaattgatggaaattatatttttatcagATTTGTTAAGATTTTTGCATCGGAAAAGATTTGTTTAGATTTTGTTTTGGAAAAATTGTTTGGATCAGACTTTGGACTTTTTAAAGTGAATCTAGCTGCATATACATATAGtatttaatttgatatttattttattattagtattatttaatttaacaaaaaaaatttactcaaaatttaacaatatttaaatattagttgtttgaataaaaaaaagataatttttttttaaatatattataacgGAATATAAgggtactcaatcccttacGATGAAGACCACAAAATCAAGTGCTTTGAATACATGTCAAAGGATCTAAACACCAACTAGAAAAAAGGATAACAAGCTTTACGACCATAACGATTAGAAAATCATACCCAAAAAGTAAGCTTGATATCTTCCAATAACGACGATGCATCCAGTATAATTACCTTTGAAAATAACATGATTACGAAGTTTCCACATATTTCAAGTGGTTGCCAACCAAACTAAGTGACGGACGCGTCCTTTTGTCTTTCACTTTAAATAAGTCATCAAACAACAAAAAGTGATTCCTTCCTTCAACTCCCAAAGGTAATAACTTGTGAAGCCCCGATACACGATACCGATACCGATACGATGCCGATACGGCGATAcgggaaaattttcaaaattctcgaTACGATACGGCCGCGatatgttatttaaaaattaaatttaaaattaaatatatataaatgcacaataaaaaattaacattcaaattgaACAAACAAgtaacaatataatatactaacaatttgcttataaaaaaaatacgtaCTACCCAAAGACatagttggtaacatcatactctaacattcaatacttaagagaaaaCATAAATTGTATCAGTCTCTTTTCCTACGTTTTCATCATCAAAGAGCATTAATTGTCTGATATTTTTCCCGATACGTGTATCGGAGAGTATCGGATGAGTATCGATATCGAGTACGTATCGGACACGATACTTCGTCATTTTTGGAGTATCGGGGCTTCACAGGTAATGACTTGCCTAACCAATTAAGAACATTGCTTCACATCCTGTTGCTAAAAGAGCACGAAAAGAAGAGGTGTGCGGCATCCTCAACTTgctgaaaacaaaaaacacgTGGTAGTTAAATTTTATTGGACATTCTCtagttttagttaaaaaaaaaaaaaaattggtatgtTGTGATTTCATTGGACGGTGATGTCACTATAGACAATCCTTTCTTGTTTATGTGTTTGACTGTTTTGATGATCTGATTTTAGTGTGGtcgactttttttttattgaactcttttttttattgatacgCTCTTGTCTCTAGGAATAGTGTTCATGTCTTGTTGCTCCTGCTCCAATATGAAAGAGGTGGTACCTGCAAAGAGACTACGATTTTAAATGAGTATTATTTGTTGCGagagagtaattttttttggctttcccgccagtttaatctggtttgaggATCAGTTCagacataaaatattttcaatccCCTCTCGATCGCAATTACGGGGGATCGAATCATGGTTctctctaccaagttcagcgtcaatcactacCGAACCCCAGTGTTTTACCATTAACATGGAGTATTCATCCAGTGTTTTACCATTAACATGGAGTATTCATTTCATTTGATTCAGGTCCTATTTTTAAGGTGCAAGTTTGCTTAGTTGTTTTGTTCCTGTTTGTGGTCTGCATTTctactaaaaattaatctatctATTTATCTACCtacatataaatttataaaaataggaTGGTTGCATTTGAtgtaatttttcataaattttggcCAGCATGTCGATAATGCTAACCAATAAGAGATGGTCATATATTTGGTTGTTCTATTGACCATCCATAATTGATTTTCGTGCATATTTCAAGTGCAACATTTTACCAGGGATATTTGCGGTTTGGTCGGGCAGTTTTGAGACAATAATTATCATCTTATTTGATTTCAATGGTTAAATTTATTGATCCAACTGTAAAAGCTTACTAGTAAATGATGCAAAACTTATCTCACTAAATCATTAGTACTATTTTTCTCAGCATGTTTGCCCTGAATATGCTGAAAATGATTAGCGATTTAGCTTCTTCACCTATTCTGTTCAGCCAAACTTATCATATACTAGTATAGATTTAGCATGTTAAAATGGACCAAATATTAATTTGGTTCCCTAAATTGGGCAATCAAATTTCTTAGATAATGGTTAAGAAAAACAAAGCAAGCAAACACGACAGTATTATCCCTATGATCTTAGCTGCTGGAATGACATGCTCAACgggaaaaaagtaaaataaattctGTACCCAACTAAAAATTACACGACAAAAGTGTATCACAATGCCCGTCTTTACATTCTGTATAAATTCATGGATTTGACATTTTGTTGCATCTATACTACAACTGAAGCATTCGCCATTCTTCAACAGTAATGGCGTGCCTGAGGACACCAATTCGGTAACTATAAATGTACTCAACGAGAAAAATCTTAGTCCAAAAATGTTCTTTTTACAACATATATTGGATGTTATGGATTTGGAATTAGATCCAACAAATAACTAAGACTCCTTCAACAAATTAGAAAGTCCTCGAATATTTCCTAATCTCATACATGATTGAAGATATGGAAACAAGATCCTTGTTCAATGCAGACCCACCAGGGATCCTCTTGATGGAATCTGAGAGTCTTGTATAGTAAAGTAACAATTGGGTCAATGCAGCTCGTAAGATCTCCATACCACACAAGAAGTTGCTGAAAGACGTGATGACATCTTTGTGCATCAGCTCTATGGCCGCCTTCCACCTACTTGCAAAATCCTTCACCAGTGGCTCCACTTCCGCAACAGTTATAGGTTTATCAGGACCAGATGTTGGGTCCTCAGCTGATAAATTTCATACAATCAAGCCCATATTTTAACAAACATAGAACGTAAATAAGATGCTACAATGGTGTCATCTTGTTTATACTTACATGCTTTGGCCTTTACAAACTTGATTAAATCATTGAAATGCTCTTGGAGCAGTTCTTCCTGCAAGGATTGAAAAGCAAAACTGTAAAGTGATTGCAATTGCGAATGAGAGCAAGAGGGTAAACTAGTAATCTGTTATACCACAAAATAATCAACGGATACActagctcttttttttttttttgaaaattgcaTCAAGTTCACATTCACAATTGTTGTAGGTTCTTTCCTTTAGATGGAGATCAAGGTTCTGATTTATGTGGTTTTCTCATGGTTTGTTATCAACAAGTGATATCTTGACTTATCGCCCCACTTAATTTGACATGGAACTCCCAGTCTAATTTCTAATTTATTTCTTTCAGATTAGGACCCACAgcactaaatttcttaaaagagGTTTGGTCTTGAATATGGCAATCACAGGGTAAGTCAGAAACTAAAGTTGGACTATTAGGCGGcatttttccctttttcttaACCAAGAATGTGAAAAAACAGCAACTGAAAAAGTTTGTTCTCGTATACTCTTCGCATGGACGATTAAAACATACTTTAATTTGCATTGAAACCAAGTATGAAAGGATGAAATGCAATTACCACAAATAATGCTGTATTGCTCTTCAGCAGTTCCTCAAAGTGCATTTGAATTTTTCCAGCTTCAGGACCTGCTTCCTGGAATCAAGCATATGAGGAAAAACTTGAAGTTACCCTAGATATTCCAAATTGTGAGAGCATGCTGTGATAATCaattttgacatgaaccacaccGGCAATTTGAAATAGAGTTTTGTCCAAGTACTTTCTAGGTGCAGATATATagctataaaaataaaaataaagagccAGCTTGCAGATTCCTACCTTCAGAACAGCAATTGTCATATCATAATTGTTTATAAGAAACACCGTTTGTAGTTTTGCCTTTGTGAAGTTCTTGGCAAGCTTGATAAGTAAATCATCAATGGCCATTCTTAGTCGTTCCAGATTCAATTCAAGCTGTAATTAGTAAACTTACGGATTGGATTAGAAATTTACAAAAAGAGGAGTTGACGATTGATGGGTTTATTATACTGACCTGGCCATCTCCAAACTCAGAGTTTAAGTGGATAAGCGAAGCGGTAAACTCAGCATAACGCCTCATGACATAATGAGGATGCACATCATCTTCCCACAATGTCTTTACATTTGCATTTCGCAAACTGTTGAGGTGCATGTCAAATACCATCTTAAACCGAGGCCATAGGGAAATATTGACCTGCCAAATTATGAAGTAGCTTTAAAAATGACTCGAGGCCTATTGGCATTTGCTAGTTTATCCATTTTTATCATTGAACAGCAGAAGGATTTAAAAAATGGcagtaaataaaatatattggaAAGAATGAGGGAAATGTAAGAGAACTGAGATTGTATAAAACAAGACTTCCGACCCAGGCCAATAGAGTCTCACTATCTAGAAAGTCTTGTCTAGGAAATGTAGGAGCCTAGTCGTCTATGCCTTCCTTGGGTAGAACAGAGGCTGAAAATTGAATTTCCACAGAGAAAAAAAAACGGACAGGACGTTTAACATATAAGGTGTTTATGGAAAAAAGAACTTGAGGGTGATGTTTCAAGTGTGAAGAAAAATTTAATCCCCTCACCAATGCTCTGATAAAAAGTTGAGGTTAGTCATATTGGGTGAAAAATGAAACCTGTAATGAGGAAGGAGGGAATTGTTTTGGAATTTGAGGAGGGGTTTTGGGGTGTCAAACACCGCAGCTATATGGAGCTAATAAGTAAGGAGAACCGATTAGCAGATGCTTATTCACTAGTTCATGGTGATCAGGTGTTCAAAACTATTCTTTCTTCACCTAGCTGCTAGCTGGTTGCAGGGCCGAGACATAACTAATTCACTGATCGCTGCTCCCAATCTTGAGGGATTCAAATTATGTTTCCCATGTATGATTGTACAGATTCATTGCATGATATAGACAATCATTCAACAATTAAGTTCCAGCTAAGCAGTTAAATAGTTCTCTAACCAACACCCCAGTAATTTCAATGTTATAATATCAGAATCTACCAGCAATAGacacgtcaaaaaaaaaaatcttgtctAAGCATAATGCATTGCCCGGGAAGCTGACCTTGTCTAAATAAGAATCCAAGCATGGAATCCGCCTCCGAGACATAATGAGCtgaaataaacaaatatatcaGTTTCAAATTGTTTAATGGGTAAAACATTTGTAAATGCACAAATCTTTTAACTGTGCAATGAAATCTGTTTGTGtaatattattcaattatttggTAATTGCTTCCCAAGAAATGGTTTGTATCCCAAAATCAACAAGTCAGTTTTCATTGGAATTTCAAGAGGGTGGCTAAGATACAGATTCTTGGAACAAGATGACACCATCTTTAGGCTGCAATAGTCCTATTAGCATCAATGTGATGTTTACTTTGATATGTTGTCCTTCTTACTGAAGAAGACTGAAATCGGTCTTACAAGTTAGAACGTTACCTGATGCTGGTGTATAATGCGAATCATAAGCATTAGGCCTATAGCATCATAGCAATTTGGAAGTATTGTATTGAAATGCTCATCCATGACACCAAAAGGACCTGAATATATCAAAAAGCATATCAATTGCCGTATACAAAACCTGAATTCACATCTGcaaataaaaagattaaataCAGAAAATGATAGtggttttaatttatataccaaggtaaaaaaaaaaaaaaaaaagatgagaatggcttcgtttttttggtcaagtagcctagtgactagCTGTGTAAAGGTAAATCTAATGGGCAGTaagctaaaaaaaattctttctgTTTACAATCTGTTGGACCATGACTGCAAACACtctacaaaatttaaaaacttcATCACAGATACCTGAAAAAATTTCATAGAACATATTTTGTTCCCCAAAAAAATCTTCACAGAAATTATATCTGCAGATGAAAGGAAATAATGTCAATGTTCATTTAACTAGGGATTTTATGCATATTAGCATTTTGTAAGACAATATTAAGTGGCATAGCAAGCTGGAGTGTACTCTGAAGTAGCAGTATCCATAAGTAGCTTCTGCAAGCTCCTAAACAGAACCTCATATGGATATTTAATGGAGCTGGCTTCAGCTATATGAGGAATCAATGCCGGTTCATCAATTTCCTGAAATAATGTCAAATATAAGGCAATAATCCAATGAATGTAATGTACGATGTCTGCAGAAGAGACTCATCTAATGATGTATAAATTTCAATAGAATTTGGCTCCTCTTAAGTGAAGAGTGAAAAAATAACCGTCCGTAAAAAAATCAACATCTGAAATTGTGATAACTTTTCAATCATCATTTATAGTTTCACTTTTATCCTCTAAAGTGTGTCTCTTTCTTTAGAGGAATCAAATCCAGTCACATTAACAATACCAACGACCAAGAAATATAActcacaaataaaaaatagaattaattaCACTTTTAGTCCTCCTATTTTATCATACTCACAAAAACAGTCCCCGTATTTTAAAATCGAACTTGTTGGTCCCTCTATAATCATGTTTGTTACGGTTTTGGTCCCAACCTATATTGTTTACCCCTAAAATGGTTATTTTTGGCCTCAAAAGTTGTGATTTTTGGCcctaaaatttgtattttctcttcaaaattcaaatttactaTTTGGGCAATAAATAATCATTTTAGGGGTCAAAAATCTAAGTTGTGAAGAAAGCTGCAACAAGTGTAATAATAGAGGGACCAAAAAATtcgattttaaaatagggggacaaTTTTGGTGAGTATGATAAAATaggggggccaaaagtgcaatcaAGTCTAAAACATATATAGCAAAGGctcttaaagaaattttatttattttctaaagcAAATAATTCAGagtataataaataataatcaatTGTTAAACCAGCAACAGATCCCTAGAGGCATGAAATGTAATCCTAGTCTTGACTAAGCTTCACTGCTCAAAAGGAACTATTAATACCAATggtaaaaatacacaaactccTCGGTCAATTCAGTTAGTATtagaaaacaaaagaataaTATGCATGGCTTTCCACTTTTTCCTAGGTTGAGTCATACCTTCAATATATTATTCCTATCCCCAAGAGCAAAAACAGCAGATCGATTCTTTAGCGGTTCCCATGCTCTTGTAAAAAGACCGCCGCTGCTTCTTGTCTCTACACCAATTAAATCATAGGATGTTGCTATATCCAATTGTAGTTTCTCCAATGCTTGTATGTAAGCGCGGAAATGAGCACTAAGAACCTGCACATATACAGGAGTATAAGGATACTTCATGAAATAATTCTCAAATTAATTGTTTCCCTGCATCTTTATACACGTTTCACtcaatacacacacacacacacacacacatacacatatTGGGTAACTGCTAAAAGCTGATAATTGTAACATGGATCAGTGATCAGACCATTTAGCTCATACATATTACAACCAAAATAGAAGTCTTCCAAGTGGTTGATCATTAACCATGAAAGCCAGCAAATTAACATAGAATGAAAGTAACATCATCCAGACAACAGTACAGCAGCTATCTAAATAATAAGTCAGGCCAACTCAAAGCTACCAAAGTTTTTTAGATGCTACCATTCACACCTCACTTTAAACTTCATTTTGGGGGGAAATGCATTTTTAGTGAGGGCTTTCTTCTGTATTGAACCTAAACTTGGGTTGAATAAATAATCGTATAAAACAAGCCTTCTGTGATAGAAACCAAGTATGAGTAATATAGGAAAAGGACTATTATTGTAGTAAAGAGTATAATGAGGTTTTATGAGTAATTAATGAGGTTTTATGAGTAATTAGTAAGTGAGATAGGGTGCTGAGTTGGCAAGTTTGTTATGCCTCTTAGTAGTAGTATATATAGTGAGGTAAGGGGAGTGCGAGGGGATTATGGAAGATTATTATTAGGACCATTATGGTTAGGCAAGGAAAGAGTCTTCTCTTTCTTTGAAGGAGCTTTGCTCTGTGGGCATTAGGATATTCATCCTCTTgcatttatctttcatttttatataataatacacTGTTTTTATTATTCCTgctttttaatcattttctacaatattttataagttgcgAAATTTTCGGTTCGCAACAATGGTCCGACCTACCGGATATACGATGGTTGAGCCAGTGAAGACAATGGAAGCTAGGGTCGAAGCTCTCGAAGGAGAAATTTCTGAGGTCCGATCAACACTTGTTGATGTTCAGAAAGCGATGGAGGAGAGCCACGCGAGTTTAATCGCGATGATGGAAAAGTGTTTTGGTAAGTCTATGGTGGAGGAAGAAGGTGCCAGTGTTGTCGCTAACACGACCGCGGTGCTTCAGATCTCGCCGGAGAAGACGAAAGGGTCGAGTTCTGGAGGATTAGGAGGTGAGACATTGACGGAGTTTTGCCATTCCGTTAAGGTGGGACTTCCATCGTTTACCGGGACAGATCCGATTGCTTGGATGGTGAGAGCCGAACAATCGGAAACAATTAACAGCAAATTGAGTGTGAAGATGTGTGAGATGCACAGAAGAGCAGAGCAAGTGTTTGCTCTTGAACCACCGCCGGAGCCGCCAGACCTGTCGGTCTCCGATCAACCATTGGTGGTCCTCCCACGGCGACGTCCGCAACCTAAGCCACCAGAGGCGAACAAGTATGTGGATGTGAATGGGTCGATGGTCAAGATACCACCACCATCAGTGTCACCAGTCCCCGATTCAAGTGTGAGCATCGTTGGGTCGGCGATGAAGAGATCCTCAATTACTCGTacgaaattgatggagaaggaAGATAGAGGGGTAGAACCGGTATTTGGAAATTTGAGTCCAATTGTAAGCCTAATGGGCCTGACCCAAACAAATTTTAACTTACCGGGTCAAAAGAAAAGAGTCCATGTCAACGGGCTAAACCCTATGGGTCCGATCCAAGTCACGTTTTCCGTCAAACTCGAGTCGCAGACGAGATGCTTTCTGTGGCAATCTATTGCATGCACCCTCCGGTCAGGTTCGCCGGAACCGCTAGACGGAAAACAGTTTGCAACAGTTCCGCCAAAACCGCCTGACCCGAATTTGTTCATCACAGTCGGCTATATCCAAAAGATACTTAATCTAGTTGTGACTACACAACTGCGAGAAATCGTTCAACGTGTGGTGGCATCACCAACTCCAGGGTCGTCGACCTTCGTTTTACCTGTAAAGATTGTGGCATGGCTGTCAAAGGAGAAGGGAGAGAATCGTAACTATTGCCCTTTTGATATTGAAGTTCTCATTACTAAGGCTTTGTTGGTGGGTGAAAGATTTTTTCCAAAGTCAATAAGGTGGAATTCTTTTCTCAGTGGGTGTCCACAACAAGAGAGGTACGTGGAAGTTTTTGAGCACTTCATATATATGCAATATGTTGACTCACCCTTGTTGTTAAATGAAAATGTGACACATGGATGTGTTGTGAGGATTTGTGTTAATGGGGATGGGCTTGTGCCAAACGTCAATGATAAAGGATATGGACAGAAGGGGTATGTAGACTTTGCTCTTAAGATGATGTCTTTGCATTCAGAAGACTTTAAATTGGGTTTCTTAACTTGGGTATTTTTAAATCAAGTTCTCTCACCAAAGTACTTAGAAACAAGGATTACACTCTTAACTTGTGTATTGGATGAGAAGTATTTTGAAAGGTTTTCCAAGGTTAAGATTTATAGTCGGAATGGTTCAGTCAAAGAAAGTTTTTCTGTTTCTGACAACTC from Trifolium pratense cultivar HEN17-A07 linkage group LG1, ARS_RC_1.1, whole genome shotgun sequence includes these protein-coding regions:
- the LOC123903181 gene encoding vacuolar protein sorting-associated protein 52 A, translating into MADVAGNPMSPSSAFDLGAFVGDLTIEEDINGDDISLEGLQQELEECKNDEVVANILSKGPKLRDYTKGVENDLRKVELDSIQDYIKESDNLVSLHDQIRDCDNILSHMETLLSGFQAEIGSISSDIKILQEKSMDMGLRLKNRKVAESKLAKFVEDIIIPPRMVDILVDGEVNEEYMRTLEILSKKLKFVEVDTMVKASKALKDVQPELEKLRQKAVSKVFDFIVQKLYALRKPKTNIQILQQSVLLKYKYVINFLKEHGKEVHNEVRAAYIDTMNKVLSAHFRAYIQALEKLQLDIATSYDLIGVETRSSGGLFTRAWEPLKNRSAVFALGDRNNILKEIDEPALIPHIAEASSIKYPYEVLFRSLQKLLMDTATSEYNFCEDFFGEQNMFYEIFSGPFGVMDEHFNTILPNCYDAIGLMLMIRIIHQHQLIMSRRRIPCLDSYLDKVNISLWPRFKMVFDMHLNSLRNANVKTLWEDDVHPHYVMRRYAEFTASLIHLNSEFGDGQLELNLERLRMAIDDLLIKLAKNFTKAKLQTVFLINNYDMTIAVLKEAGPEAGKIQMHFEELLKSNTALFVEELLQEHFNDLIKFVKAKASEDPTSGPDKPITVAEVEPLVKDFASRWKAAIELMHKDVITSFSNFLCGMEILRAALTQLLLYYTRLSDSIKRIPGGSALNKDLVSISSIMYEIRKYSRTF